A section of the Citrus sinensis cultivar Valencia sweet orange chromosome 8, DVS_A1.0, whole genome shotgun sequence genome encodes:
- the LOC107174951 gene encoding auxin-responsive protein SAUR21-like: protein MGIRLPSVILSNAKQVLKLQNNAKNQCGVPKGHVAVYVGELEKKRFVVPLTYVSHPPFVDLLKRAEEEFGFHHPMGALTIPCREDAFISITSQLNAL from the coding sequence atgGGTATCCGTCTGCCATCAGTGATTCTTAGTAATGCAAAGCAAGTTCTAAAATTGCAAAATAACGCTAAAAATCAATGTGGTGTTCCAAAAGGCCATGTAGCAGTGTACGTTGGAGAACTTGAGAAGAAGCGATTTGTGGTTCCATTAACATACGTGAGTCATCCTCCATTCGTTGATTTACTTAAAAGGGCTGAGGAAGAGTTCGGATTCCATCATCCAATGGGTGCTCTAACAATTCCATGCAGAGAAGATGCCTTCATCAGTATCACTTCTCAATTGAATGCCTTGTGA